The following proteins are encoded in a genomic region of Hymenobacter siberiensis:
- a CDS encoding SOS response-associated peptidase: MCGRYTFIAPAPAAEKRFDAKFTEPAPTTYNAAPSQRLPIITNAAPGQIQLLSWGLVPSWSKDPSAGSKPINARAETLAEKPSFRQLLGRRRCLVLADSFFEWQATPAGKVPHRILLRNEQPFAFAGLWDEWLDRTTGELHPTFTIIAIESNALMASIYNRMPVILPTRAAEHAWLDDGLGLAAHQQLLLPYDAAAMQEYVISKRVNSPANNDPEVLAAA; this comes from the coding sequence ATGTGTGGTCGCTATACCTTCATCGCCCCCGCGCCCGCTGCTGAAAAGCGCTTCGACGCCAAGTTCACCGAGCCCGCGCCTACTACCTACAATGCCGCGCCCTCGCAGCGGCTGCCCATCATCACCAATGCCGCTCCCGGCCAGATTCAGCTGCTGAGCTGGGGGCTGGTGCCCAGTTGGAGCAAAGACCCAAGCGCCGGCTCCAAGCCCATCAATGCCCGGGCCGAGACGCTGGCCGAAAAGCCCAGTTTCCGGCAGCTGCTGGGGCGGCGGCGCTGCCTGGTGCTGGCAGACAGCTTTTTTGAATGGCAGGCCACGCCCGCCGGCAAGGTGCCGCATCGCATTCTGCTGCGCAACGAGCAGCCCTTCGCCTTCGCCGGCCTGTGGGATGAGTGGCTGGACCGCACCACCGGCGAGCTGCACCCCACCTTCACCATCATTGCCATCGAGTCCAACGCGCTGATGGCCAGTATCTACAACCGCATGCCCGTCATCCTGCCCACCCGCGCCGCCGAGCACGCCTGGCTCGATGATGGCCTGGGGCTGGCAGCGCACCAGCAGCTCCTGCTGCCCTACGACGCGGCCGCCATGCAGGAATACGTTATCAGCAAACGGGTAAACTCACCGGCGAATAATGACCCGGAAGTGCTGGCAGCTGCTTGA
- a CDS encoding alpha/beta hydrolase family protein has protein sequence MVCLLNPAQVQAAPVETREAPAYKTEQIHVSSPSSPAPEIDLGGTLRTPWGAGPFPAIVLLPDMHSPAPATDDYSLLNALADYLTRQGVAVLRLDDRGTGHSVGVAAATSGTQLVADAQSAMAYLRARPGIDPLRVGLLGHGEGANVALLAGAGAAAPAFLVALGAAGVNGQELLARQTSLVNQPGEPDTAQIAWATHVARAMTAARHEAKKLLATGANPAQTQLHIAQEQLRLTTEARKRNDALYKRQYALLEIIRQTADNAQAQAIVANMLKQIYPVMSPAAAQVRAGQLTSPWYRAFLTFNPQAELAKVACPTLLLHGTADTQVPLAANLPALEKGLKANKRVNAQKLDGLNHEFQTPISEQALAAGTAVRPTAATNALETVGEWVMQQVK, from the coding sequence ATGGTATGCCTGCTGAATCCAGCCCAGGTTCAGGCAGCTCCCGTTGAAACCCGCGAAGCGCCCGCTTACAAAACCGAGCAGATACATGTGAGTAGCCCCAGCAGCCCCGCGCCCGAAATAGACCTGGGCGGCACCCTCCGCACTCCCTGGGGCGCGGGTCCGTTTCCGGCCATCGTGCTGCTGCCCGACATGCATTCTCCCGCCCCCGCTACGGATGACTATAGCCTGCTGAATGCCTTGGCCGACTACCTAACCCGGCAGGGCGTGGCCGTGCTGCGCCTCGATGACCGGGGCACCGGCCACTCAGTGGGAGTGGCCGCCGCTACCTCGGGCACCCAATTGGTGGCCGATGCCCAATCGGCCATGGCCTACCTGCGGGCCCGGCCAGGCATCGACCCGCTGCGCGTGGGCCTGCTGGGACACGGCGAAGGGGCCAACGTGGCTTTGCTGGCCGGAGCGGGGGCCGCCGCGCCGGCTTTCCTGGTGGCATTGGGGGCGGCCGGCGTGAATGGGCAGGAGCTGCTGGCCCGGCAAACCTCGCTGGTAAACCAGCCCGGCGAGCCCGATACCGCCCAAATTGCCTGGGCTACCCACGTAGCGCGGGCAATGACCGCGGCCCGGCACGAAGCCAAAAAGCTGCTGGCCACCGGGGCCAATCCCGCCCAAACCCAGCTCCACATTGCCCAGGAGCAGCTGCGCCTGACCACCGAAGCCCGCAAACGCAACGATGCACTGTATAAGCGCCAGTACGCGCTGCTCGAAATCATTCGCCAGACGGCCGACAATGCCCAGGCGCAGGCCATCGTGGCCAATATGCTGAAGCAGATTTATCCGGTGATGAGCCCGGCGGCGGCGCAGGTCCGGGCCGGCCAGCTCACCAGCCCGTGGTATCGCGCCTTCCTCACGTTCAACCCGCAGGCGGAGCTGGCCAAAGTGGCCTGCCCCACCCTGCTCCTGCACGGCACCGCCGACACGCAGGTGCCCCTGGCCGCCAACCTGCCGGCCCTGGAAAAAGGTCTTAAAGCCAATAAGCGCGTGAATGCGCAGAAGCTGGATGGGCTGAACCACGAGTTTCAGACTCCCATCAGTGAGCAAGCTTTGGCAGCCGGCACCGCCGTGCGCCCCACGGCCGCTACCAACGCGCTCGAAACCGTGGGCGAGTGGGTGATGCAACAGGTGAAATAG
- a CDS encoding septal ring lytic transglycosylase RlpA family protein yields the protein MLASCGSSHSVSKGTKGARGTTQSGLGSYYADKFNGRPTASGSTYRPGQMTAAHNTLPFGTLIRVTNTRNGRSVDVTVTDRGPHTKGYIVDVSRRAAVQLDIIQAGVVPVQVTVIREAADNH from the coding sequence GTGCTGGCTTCCTGCGGCAGCAGCCACAGCGTGAGCAAGGGCACCAAAGGCGCACGGGGCACTACCCAGTCGGGCCTGGGCTCTTACTACGCCGACAAGTTTAACGGCCGACCCACCGCCAGCGGCAGTACCTACCGCCCCGGCCAAATGACCGCCGCCCACAACACGCTGCCCTTCGGCACGCTCATCCGCGTCACCAACACCCGCAACGGCCGCTCCGTCGACGTGACCGTGACCGACCGCGGCCCGCACACCAAAGGCTACATCGTGGATGTATCGCGCCGCGCCGCCGTGCAGCTCGATATCATCCAGGCCGGGGTAGTGCCGGTGCAGGTTACCGTCATCCGCGAAGCCGCCGACAATCATTAG
- a CDS encoding glycoside hydrolase family 25 protein: MPPLSSTAPVAPPAARRRPWRRGLLAAVLLALLLGGAYYLRHQVQLNRYARRAWATFTKNGLTGREKTPLLAGYSVHGIDVSSYQGRIDWPEVARNRVRFAFIKASEGATLRDPRFTRNWREARKAGVLCGAYHYFLPNRDGKLQADLFAKIVPLAPGDLPPVLDVEAANFHDVAVLRREVARWLRLIEAHYGVRPILYSNHSFYKRHLAGHFDDYPLWLAHYEVERPTLPPSKWIIWQHSDEAYVPGIRGVVDFNVFKGNFESLQALRIPAIGPSQPARAGKAK, translated from the coding sequence ATGCCGCCACTGTCCAGCACCGCTCCTGTTGCCCCACCCGCCGCCCGTCGGCGGCCGTGGCGGCGCGGCCTGCTGGCTGCCGTTTTGCTGGCCCTGCTGTTGGGCGGCGCCTACTACCTGCGTCACCAGGTGCAGCTGAACCGCTACGCCCGCCGGGCCTGGGCCACATTTACCAAAAATGGCCTCACCGGCCGCGAAAAAACGCCGCTGCTGGCCGGCTACTCCGTGCACGGCATCGACGTTTCGTCGTACCAGGGCCGCATCGACTGGCCCGAGGTGGCCCGCAACCGGGTACGGTTTGCCTTCATCAAGGCCAGCGAGGGCGCTACGCTGCGCGACCCGCGCTTTACCCGCAACTGGCGCGAGGCCCGCAAAGCCGGGGTGCTCTGTGGGGCCTACCACTACTTCCTGCCCAACCGCGACGGCAAGCTGCAGGCCGACTTATTCGCCAAAATAGTCCCCCTCGCCCCCGGCGACCTGCCGCCCGTGCTCGACGTGGAAGCCGCCAATTTCCACGACGTGGCCGTGCTGCGGCGCGAGGTGGCCCGCTGGCTGCGCCTCATCGAGGCGCACTACGGCGTGCGGCCCATCCTCTATTCCAACCACAGCTTCTACAAGCGCCACCTCGCCGGGCACTTCGACGACTACCCACTCTGGCTGGCCCACTACGAGGTGGAGCGCCCCACCCTTCCCCCCAGCAAGTGGATAATCTGGCAGCATTCCGACGAAGCCTACGTGCCCGGCATTCGTGGCGTGGTCGATTTCAACGTTTTTAAGGGCAATTTTGAGTCATTGCAGGCCTTGCGCATTCCGGCCATCGGGCCGTCGCAGCCGGCCCGCGCTGGCAAAGCCAAATAA
- a CDS encoding VF530 family protein has product MSFLRAADARDETGHLISELHGVKLAQILEYLVAAYGWPELDERLRMNCFADNPSIKSSLTFLRRTPWARAKVEELYIKARIAEVQGRPRP; this is encoded by the coding sequence ATGTCTTTCCTCCGCGCCGCCGATGCCCGCGACGAAACCGGCCACCTCATCAGCGAGCTGCACGGCGTGAAGCTGGCGCAGATTCTGGAGTACCTCGTGGCCGCCTACGGGTGGCCCGAGCTCGATGAGCGCCTGCGCATGAACTGCTTCGCCGATAACCCCAGCATCAAGTCCAGCCTCACGTTTTTGCGCCGCACGCCCTGGGCCCGTGCCAAGGTCGAGGAGCTGTACATCAAGGCCCGCATCGCGGAAGTGCAGGGCCGCCCCCGCCCGTAA